CGCGTCCGGGCGGCGCAGGCGGTGCTCACGGTCCAGGGCGGTGATCACCGGCAACACGGCCAGCACGGCCACGGCGTTGGGGATGAAGGCCGAGAGCCCGGCCGAGGCCGCGATGACGTAGAGGACCACGCGCGAGGGACGCCCCCGGCTGCGGAGCACGGCCTGGCGCACGGCCCAGTCCGTGAGCCCGGTGACGGCCAGCAGGCGGTAGGCCAGATAGCCGTCGGCGAAGAGCAGCGCCAGGGGCAGGCGCGCCCAGACATAGGCGAGAACATCGGTCAACGGCGTCACCTCGCGGCCTTAGGGGCCCATTCCTTTTACTGTCGGGCCGGGCTCGGGTCAAATGGGCGCGTTTTCAAACGCCCGGGATTGGGGTACACCCTTTCCATTCCCTTTCCCAGGAGCGTCCATGTCCGATTTCGTCCATCTCCACGTGCACAGCGAGTACAGCCTCCTGGACGGGGCCATCCGGCTCCCGGCCCTCTGTCAGCGGGCCAAGGACTTCGGCATGCCCGCCGTGGCCGTCACGGACCACGGCAACATGCACGCGGCCGTGACCTTCTACCAGTACGCCAAACAGTACGGCATCAAGCCGCTCATCGGCTGCGAGACCTACGTGGCCCAGGGCGCCTACACCGAAAAAACCGGCAAGCTCGGCAGCGCCTACCACCTCCTGCTCCTGGCCCAGAACGCCCAAGGCTACAAGAACCTCATCCGCCTTGTGTCCATGGCCAACATGGACGGCTTCTACTACAAGCCACGCGTGGACAAGGAGTTGTTGCGCCGCCACGGCGAGGGCATCATCGCCTGCTCGGCCTGCCTGGCCGGGGAAGTCTGCCGCAAGCTGCTCAACGAAGGCCTGGAGGCGGGCGTGGAGACGGCCCGGGAATACGCCGACATCTTTCCCGGCCGCTTCTACCTGGAGCTGCAGTCCAACGGTCTCAAGGAACAGGAGCAGGCCAACTCCATGCTCCTCCAGGTGGCCGAACGCACCGGCCTGCCGCTGGTGGCCACCAACGACTGCCACTACCTGGACCGCGCCGACGCCGAAGCCCACGACACGCTGTTGTGCATCCAGACCCAGGTGACCGTGGACCAGCAGAACCGCATGCGCATGGACACGGACCAGCTCTACTTCAAGCCCCCGGAGGAGATGGAGGCGTCCTTCGCCCATTGCCCCGAGGCTCTGGCCAACACAGCGCGCATCGCCGAGGCCTGCGAACTGGAGATCGAACTCGGCAAGCACGTCTTCCCGGTCTATACCCTGCCCGAGGGCCGGACCATCGTGGAGGAGTTCGAGCTGCTGGCCCGTGACGGCCTCACGAAGCGCCTGGCCCACCTGCCCTACCAAGTGGACGAGGCCGCCTACTGGGAACGCCTGGAGTACGAGATCGGGGTCATCAAGGAGATGGGCTTCCCGGCCTACTTCCTCATCGTCCAGGACTTCATCAACTGGGCCAAGGACAACCGCATCCCCGTGGGCCCGGGACGCGGCTCGGCCGCCGGTTCGCTGGTGGCATGGGCCCTGCGCATCACCAACCTCGATCCCCTGCCCTACGATCTGCTCTTCGAACGCTTCCTGAACGTGGAGCGCGTGAGCATGCCGGATATCGACGTGGACTTCTGCGAGCGCCGCCGCACCGAGGTCATCAAGTACGTCTCCGGCAAGTACGGCGAGGACCGCGTGGCCCAGATCACGACCTTCGGGACCATGAAGGCCAAGGCCGTGGTCCGCGACGTGGGCCGGGCCCTGGGGCTGACCTTCGCCGAGACGGACAAGATCGCCAAGCTCATCCCCGACGACCTGAAGATGACCATCGACAAGGCTCTGGACAAGGAACCCGAGTTGGTGGCCCTGGCCCATTCCAGCCCCCAGATGGAAAAGCTCGTGGACATCTCGCGGCGGCTGGAGGGGTTGTGCCGCCACGCCTCGACCCACGCCGCCGGGGTGGTCATCTCGGCCGGGCCCATGACCGACTACCTGCCGCTCTACCGGGGGAAGAAGGGCGAAGTCGTCACCCAGTACGACATGAAGCGGGTGGAGAAGGTCGGGCTGATCAAGTTCGACTTCCTGGGCCTGCGGACCATGACGGTCATCGAGGACTGTCTGGACATCATCCGCGAACAGGGCAAGCAGCCCCCGGACCTGGACACCCTGGCCCTCTCCGATCCCAAGACCTACGAGATCTTCGCCAGGGGCGACACCGACGGCGTGTTCCAGGTGGAGTCCTCGGGCATGCGGCGCTATCTGCGCATGCTCAAGCCGAACTGCTTCGAGGATCTCATCGCCATGCTCGCCCTCTACCGTCCGGGCCCGCTGGGCTCGGGCATGGTGGACGAATTCATCAAACGCAAGCACGGCGAAGTCGAGGTCACCTATCCGCATCCCAGCCTGGAAAGCGTGCTCAAACCGACCTACGGCGTCATCGTCTACCAGGAACAGGTCATGAGCACGGCCCGGGTCATCGCCAACTACTCCCTGGGCGCGGCCGACCTCCTGCGCCGGGCCATGGGCAAGAAGAACGCCGAGGAGATGGCCAAGCAGCGCAAGCGCTTCCTGGAGGGTTCTCGGGAGAACGGCATCGCGGACAAGACCGCCAACGAGATCTTCGACCTCATGGAGAAGTTCGCGGAGTACGGCTTCAACAAGTCCCACTCCGCGGCCTACGCGCTCATCTCCTACTTCACCGCCTACCTGAAGGCCTACTTCCCCGTGGAGTTCATGGCCTCGCTGATCAGCTCGGAACTGGCCGACACGGACAAGGTCTTCAAGTACATCAACACCTGCCGGGACATGGGCGTGAAGGTGCTGCCCCCGGACATCAACTCGGGCAGGCCGCGCTTCTCGGTGCATGACGGCGCCGTGGTCTTCGGGCTTTCGGGCATCAAGAACGTGGGCGAGGAGGCCGTGCTGGAGATCGTGGAGGAGCGCGAGCGGAACGGCCCCTACACGGACCTCGTGGACCTCTGCCGCCGGGTGAATCTGCGGCGCGTGACCAAGCGCATGCTGGAATACCTCATCAAGGCCGGGGCCATGGACTGCTTCGGCTGTTCCCGGGCCGGACTCCTGGCCGGGCTGGACAAGGCCCACGCCCTGGGTCAGCGCCAGGCCAAGGAGAAGCAAAGCGGCATGATCTCCATGCTGGACATGCTCGGCGGGCCGGACAAAGGCGCGGGCAACGGGCTGCCCGTGAACATCGAGGAATTCCACGCCGAGGAGTGGCCCGACGAGGAGAAGCTCCGGTTGGAGAAGGAGGCCCTGGGCTTCTTCCTCTCCAGCCACCCGCTCCTGGGCTGGCGGCACGAGCTGGCCCGCCTGCGCCTGAACACCCTGGACGAGTGCCGGGAGCTGGCCAACGGCTCGGAGGTGCGCCTGGCCCTGCTGTTCACCTCGGTGAAGGAATACGTGACCAAGAAGGGCGACAAGATGGCCTTCGTGGGCGCGGAAGACCTCACGGCCACCGGCGAGGTCACGCTGCTGCCCAACGTCTATCTGCCCGCCCGCGAACTCATCGCCCAGGACCAGCCCCTGCTGGTGAGCGGACGCATCGACCTGCGCGAGGAGCCCGGCCAGGACGACGAAGGCCCGCGCCAAGCCAAGATCCTGGCCGAGAGCGTCTCGCTCCTCTCCGGAGCCGTGGCCGGCAACACTGAGCCGGTCTATCTCCAGGTGCCCTCGGAGCTCTGCCTCGATGAGCACCTGAACCGGCTCAAGGAACTCCTGTCCCGACACAGGGGCGACGCCCCGGTCTACGTCCAGGTGGGGCTCAAGGACAGCGTCTGCACCCTCCAGCTCTCGCCCCAGTTCGGCGTGGCCCCGAATCCCGAGTTCTGGAAGCAGCTCGACAAATGGCGCGGCCCGCTCACGGCCGGAAACTAGGAGGCAGTCATGGAATACCTCGCCGGAATCGGCATCCTGGCCTGGGCCGTGCTCATGGTGGTGGTCGTCTGCGTCAGCATCGCGCCGCTCATCATCTGGCGCAACACGAACCGCGCCAACCGCATCCTGGAGGAACTCCTGGAGGAGACCCGGCGGAGCAACCGGCTCCTGGGTGAGCTGGAACGCCGCCAGGCCGCGGAAAAACACGACTTCGAACTCTCGTGAGGCGGGACATGGCCGGGAAATGGCGTCTGACGGTGACTTCCGATTTCAGCTCCGCGCACCAGCTGCGCAACTACCGCGGCAAGTGCGAGAACATGCACGGCCACAACTTCGGCGTGGAACTCTGCGTGGAGGGCGACCGGCTCACCCCGGACACCGAACTCCTCGTGGACTTCAAGGTTCTCAAGCAGGCCCTGAAGCAGGTTCTGGACGGCCTGGATCACAGGCACCTGAACGAGGTGCCGCCCTTCGACCGCCTGAACCCCTCCAGCGAGAACCTGGCCCGGCACATCTACACGGCAGTTGCCGCGCTGCTGGCGGACCAGCCCGTACGCGTGGTCCACGTCTCGGTGTCGGAAAAGGACTCCTCCAAAGCCACCTACCGCGAGGACTGACCATGCGCCTTCTGCTCCAGCGCGTGACGCGCGCCGAAGTCCGCGGCGAGGGAGAGGTTCTGGGCAGCATCGGCACGGGCCTGCTCGTGCTGGCGGGCTTCGGCAAGGACGACGGCCCGGACCTGCCCGGCTCCCGCGCCTGGACCACGCTCCTGAACAAGGTCGTGGACCTGCGCATCTTTCCCGACGCCGAGGGCCGCTTCAACCTGAGCCTCAAGGACATCGCCGGCGACCTGCTCCTGGTCTCGCAGTTCACGCTCTACGCCGATTGCCGCCGGGGCCGCCGTCCCTCGTTCTCGGACGCGGCCGAACCCGAGATCGCCTCCCGGCTCTTCGACCGCCTGGTGCGCGACCTGATGCCCCTGGCGCCGGGCCAGATGGCCACCGGTTCCTTCGGCGCGGACATGCTCCTGGACTTCGTCAACTGGGGCCCGGTGACCATCCTTTTGGACTCCGCCGACTTCGCCTGAGTCCTTTCGCGGCATGAAAAAAGAAAGGCGGGCTCCCGGGAGCCCGCCTTTTTCGTGCGACGTCGCGGGAGAGGACGCTGCCGCGACTCGCTAGAAACTGACCCTCCAGGTGGCGGTGACGGCGGCCCCGGGCTGGCGGATGACCAGACCGCGCGAGGTGGCCTGGTAGTTGTTGTAGACCTCGTTGAAGAGGTTGGTCCCGGCCAGGACGATCTGGTTCTTCAGTCCGTCGAGATGGAAATCGTAGCCCGCGCGGGCGTTGACGATCTCCCAGGCATCGGTGGGCAAGGCCCCGTCGGGCACGTGGGTCTGCTCGGCGGCCCACTCGCACTCCAGTTCCCACCAGAAGGCCCCGGTCAGGTGGTTGCGCACGCCCAGCAGGCCGTTGAGCGGGGAAACGTTGCGCAGCGGCTGGCCGTTCTTCACGTCCTCGCCGTCGGCGTAGGCGATGTTGCCGTAGGCGGTCCAATCCGTGACGAAATCCCACTCCAGGGACTGCTCCACGCCGTAGATCTCGGCCCGGCCCACGTTGGCCATGCGGTAGGTGGTGGCGTTGACGTACTGGGCGTTGATCATGTCCTCGATGAAGTTGGCGTAGAACGAGGTCGTGGCCCGCAGCGTCGGCCCGGTGTAGTGGAAGCCCTGCTCGAAGAAGAACGAACGTTCGGGGTCCAGGTCCGGGTCGCCCAGCTCCTTGATGCCGCCGGTGAGGTTGATGTCCTTGAACAGCTCCAGGATGTTCGGCGTGCGGTAACTGGCCGCCGCCAGGGAGGTCAGGCTCCAGCGCTCCGTGGCCTGGAAGGTCAGGCCGGCGTGCCCGCCCCAGCTGAAGTCCTCGCGCGTCCCCGCCTCCACGGTCTGGTTGGCCGTGACGTTGCCCGCGTTGGAGATGGAAACCCAGTCGCCCCGGCCGCCGAGATTCAGGGTCCAGCGCTCGGCCAGTGCCCAGTCGTCCTCCAGGAACAGGCCGCCGGAGAACTGGTTCGCGTCCGGCGTGGGATGGTCCGTGCCGATGAGCACGCCCGCCGGATTGTAGCGGTCGCGCTTGGAGGTCATGTACCAGTTCCAGGCGTCCAGTCCGGCGGTCAGGGTGTGGTCGCCCAGGCCGAGCACGTTGGTCCACTTGCTGCCCACGGTCTCGTGGTCCGCCGAGGGCTTGGCCATGGCCCCGTTCACCTGGTTGATGCGCGGGTTGCGGGTGATGAGCTGGTAGTAGAGCTCGAACCGCGATTCCTTGATCGGCCCGTCCTCGGGCTTGATGGTGTGCACTGTCTGGAACAGGGACCGGTCGTTGGAGCCCAGGGTCAGCTTGGCCGCGCTGGAGGACGGCAGCGGCGGGCTCGATCCGCCGGGCACGCCGATGTCCTCGCCTTCCACGCGCTGGAACTGCACTTCCGTCACCGCGCCGGAATCCCAACGGTAGCCCGTTGCGGCCTTGCCGTAGAAGTCGCGGTACTGGCTGTTGGGCGTCAGGTCGCCCCCGCCGTCGTAAAAGCTCTGATACTCGCGCCAGGAGCCCGAGCCGTAGACCCAAAGGTTCTTGGAGTTGTAAGAGAGGTTGCCGTAGCCGCCAGCTCCCACCGGGTTGGAGCCCGTGGTTCCGGCCAGACCACCGTGCCATTCCGGAACCTCGCCCTCGGCGAAGCGACCCTTCTTGGTGATCACGTTGACCACGCCGCCGATGGAGCCCGAGCCGTAGAGCGTGCTCACCGGGCCCTTCAATATCTCGATGCTCTCCACGTCCTCCGGGTTCACCAGTCCGAAGCGGCCGTTGATGTCCGTGGTGGTGTTCACCCGGCAGCCGTCGATGAGGAAGACCACCGAGTCCCGGGACAGGCCCCGGATGCTCACGTCCGCGCCCCAGGGCGAGTCGGCCGAGACGTCCACGCCCGGAGCCCGCGCGGCCATGTCCGAGATGTTCACCGGCTGGATCTCCTCGATCTCCTCGGCGTCCATGACCTCCACTCCGCCCGGCGTCCGGCTGATCGGCGTGGGCACGGCCCGGGCCGTCACCGTCACCTCTTCCAAGGCATAGGGGTTCGAGCGTTCCTGGGCCGAACACGGAGAGACGGCCAGGGCCGCCATGAAAACAAGCGTGGTATATGTGAAAAGTATCCGTTTCATGGCTCGTCTCAAAACAAGAAGGACTTGACCTGCACGCCCCGGATCATGCCCAGTTTGCCGGTCAGGGCCCCCAGATCGTTGGTCGAGGCGTCGATGATCACGGCGATGACGCTCACGCCGCGCTCCTGATACGGCAACCCGGTGCGGGCCACGATCATGTCGCCATAGCGTCCCAATATCTCGTTGACCTTTAAGGCCGAGGACCGCCGGTCGGCAATGGAAATGCCGACAAGTCCCAGCCGCCGTCCCTCCGTGCTCCCCTCCATGCCGACACCTCCGCGAAGCGCGCCGCTGGCCGATGCGCTGCATTCGTGTTACTAAAATAAAAATAGTGACACGAGACTCGTAGCCTCTCTTTTCAATTCCGTCAACCTCATTCTCCACAGCAGGTGGTTCTTGTTGCAGACATGCGTGTGCCGATAAAACTGAAGCAGCGCTTTTCTGTTTGAAATATTCGCACGAAAAGCATATTAATAAAAATTAAATATACACACCGCCGCGCCAGGATCGAGTGTTCAGCGCGGCGTTTCGTGGAGGAACCATGCCGCGAACTCTCGCCCCGACCCTGGCCGCCCTGTTCCTGCTCCTGTCCGCCGTCCGGCCGGTCCCGGCCCAGGAGCTGCCCCGCGTGCTCATCCAGCAGGGGGAACGCTACCTGGCCATGGGCAAGCTGGACGCGGCCATCGCCAGTTATTCCAAGGTGATCGCCTGCTGCGACCGGACCCCCGAGGGCGCCGAGGCCCACAACGACATCGGCGTGGCCTACGCCCGCAAGGGCGACCTTGACCGGGCCATCCAGGAATACGAGACCGCCCTGACCATCAACGGCTACCCCCTGGCCTCCTTCAACCTGGGCAAGGCCTGGCGCGGCAGGTACGAACAGACCGGCGACCCGGTTTACCGGCGCAAGGCCCTGGAATGCTTCCGGGCCTTCGCCCTGTATCTGCGCAAGGGGGAGTCCCTGCCGCCCGTGGTGAGCTGGCAGCGGGAGGAGATCGAGGAGTATCTGGCGGAAGCCGAGCGCACCCTCGCGGAATGAACGACGCCGCCCGGCGGGAGAAATGCAGCCCTCTGGTTCAGACCAACCCTTCCCTCAGGCCGCACGGAGGTGTTTCTCGCGGGGGGACTAGACCTTCAGCTTGATGCCCTTGGCCTTGGCGGCCTTCACGCCCGCGCTGCGGTCCACATAATGGGTGTGCAGCAGTTCGTGGGACTTGTGACCGCAGGGACCGTCGGCCAGGAAGCCGTCCTTGGCGTAGATCTTCTGGATCATGGGGTTGTCCTGGGATTTGCGGAGCTTGTAGATCTTGGCGTTGGCGTCCGCGCCGTAGACCGAGGTCTGACGCTTGGCCACGAAGTCCATGGCCGCCGCGGCGGCGTCCCTGACGAAGTTGAAGCCCACCAGGGCCACGGCCGTGGTGGCGCCGGCGAACTTCAGGAAGTTCCGGCGGGTGATGTCCAGTGCCTTGTTCATGTCGTCCTCCTGCCTACCCGTTGTTCTTCCCGCTGAAACGGGTCTTCAGTTCCGCGAACAGCTTGGACCCGCACTCGGCCACGCGGAGATTCGGGTCCAGGGGCTGGCCGCCGCCGTTCACGCAGCCGCCGGGGCAGGTCATGATCTCGATGAAGTGGTACGGGGACTTGCCCGCCTTGACTTCCTCACAGAGCTTGGCCGCGTTCTGCAGCCCGCTGGCCACGGCCACGCGCACCTCGCCGAACTTGGGCACGTTCACCGCCGCCGTCTTGATGCCCTCATGAGCGCGCACGGCCTTGATGTCCGGGTTCTTCAGCTTCTCGCCGGAGAGC
This is a stretch of genomic DNA from Desulfovibrio aminophilus DSM 12254. It encodes these proteins:
- the dnaE gene encoding DNA polymerase III subunit alpha → MSDFVHLHVHSEYSLLDGAIRLPALCQRAKDFGMPAVAVTDHGNMHAAVTFYQYAKQYGIKPLIGCETYVAQGAYTEKTGKLGSAYHLLLLAQNAQGYKNLIRLVSMANMDGFYYKPRVDKELLRRHGEGIIACSACLAGEVCRKLLNEGLEAGVETAREYADIFPGRFYLELQSNGLKEQEQANSMLLQVAERTGLPLVATNDCHYLDRADAEAHDTLLCIQTQVTVDQQNRMRMDTDQLYFKPPEEMEASFAHCPEALANTARIAEACELEIELGKHVFPVYTLPEGRTIVEEFELLARDGLTKRLAHLPYQVDEAAYWERLEYEIGVIKEMGFPAYFLIVQDFINWAKDNRIPVGPGRGSAAGSLVAWALRITNLDPLPYDLLFERFLNVERVSMPDIDVDFCERRRTEVIKYVSGKYGEDRVAQITTFGTMKAKAVVRDVGRALGLTFAETDKIAKLIPDDLKMTIDKALDKEPELVALAHSSPQMEKLVDISRRLEGLCRHASTHAAGVVISAGPMTDYLPLYRGKKGEVVTQYDMKRVEKVGLIKFDFLGLRTMTVIEDCLDIIREQGKQPPDLDTLALSDPKTYEIFARGDTDGVFQVESSGMRRYLRMLKPNCFEDLIAMLALYRPGPLGSGMVDEFIKRKHGEVEVTYPHPSLESVLKPTYGVIVYQEQVMSTARVIANYSLGAADLLRRAMGKKNAEEMAKQRKRFLEGSRENGIADKTANEIFDLMEKFAEYGFNKSHSAAYALISYFTAYLKAYFPVEFMASLISSELADTDKVFKYINTCRDMGVKVLPPDINSGRPRFSVHDGAVVFGLSGIKNVGEEAVLEIVEERERNGPYTDLVDLCRRVNLRRVTKRMLEYLIKAGAMDCFGCSRAGLLAGLDKAHALGQRQAKEKQSGMISMLDMLGGPDKGAGNGLPVNIEEFHAEEWPDEEKLRLEKEALGFFLSSHPLLGWRHELARLRLNTLDECRELANGSEVRLALLFTSVKEYVTKKGDKMAFVGAEDLTATGEVTLLPNVYLPARELIAQDQPLLVSGRIDLREEPGQDDEGPRQAKILAESVSLLSGAVAGNTEPVYLQVPSELCLDEHLNRLKELLSRHRGDAPVYVQVGLKDSVCTLQLSPQFGVAPNPEFWKQLDKWRGPLTAGN
- the queD gene encoding 6-carboxytetrahydropterin synthase QueD — encoded protein: MAGKWRLTVTSDFSSAHQLRNYRGKCENMHGHNFGVELCVEGDRLTPDTELLVDFKVLKQALKQVLDGLDHRHLNEVPPFDRLNPSSENLARHIYTAVAALLADQPVRVVHVSVSEKDSSKATYRED
- the dtd gene encoding D-aminoacyl-tRNA deacylase; the encoded protein is MRLLLQRVTRAEVRGEGEVLGSIGTGLLVLAGFGKDDGPDLPGSRAWTTLLNKVVDLRIFPDAEGRFNLSLKDIAGDLLLVSQFTLYADCRRGRRPSFSDAAEPEIASRLFDRLVRDLMPLAPGQMATGSFGADMLLDFVNWGPVTILLDSADFA
- a CDS encoding TonB-dependent receptor plug domain-containing protein — protein: MKRILFTYTTLVFMAALAVSPCSAQERSNPYALEEVTVTARAVPTPISRTPGGVEVMDAEEIEEIQPVNISDMAARAPGVDVSADSPWGADVSIRGLSRDSVVFLIDGCRVNTTTDINGRFGLVNPEDVESIEILKGPVSTLYGSGSIGGVVNVITKKGRFAEGEVPEWHGGLAGTTGSNPVGAGGYGNLSYNSKNLWVYGSGSWREYQSFYDGGGDLTPNSQYRDFYGKAATGYRWDSGAVTEVQFQRVEGEDIGVPGGSSPPLPSSSAAKLTLGSNDRSLFQTVHTIKPEDGPIKESRFELYYQLITRNPRINQVNGAMAKPSADHETVGSKWTNVLGLGDHTLTAGLDAWNWYMTSKRDRYNPAGVLIGTDHPTPDANQFSGGLFLEDDWALAERWTLNLGGRGDWVSISNAGNVTANQTVEAGTREDFSWGGHAGLTFQATERWSLTSLAAASYRTPNILELFKDINLTGGIKELGDPDLDPERSFFFEQGFHYTGPTLRATTSFYANFIEDMINAQYVNATTYRMANVGRAEIYGVEQSLEWDFVTDWTAYGNIAYADGEDVKNGQPLRNVSPLNGLLGVRNHLTGAFWWELECEWAAEQTHVPDGALPTDAWEIVNARAGYDFHLDGLKNQIVLAGTNLFNEVYNNYQATSRGLVIRQPGAAVTATWRVSF
- a CDS encoding TM1266 family iron-only hydrogenase system putative regulator, which codes for MEGSTEGRRLGLVGISIADRRSSALKVNEILGRYGDMIVARTGLPYQERGVSVIAVIIDASTNDLGALTGKLGMIRGVQVKSFLF
- a CDS encoding tetratricopeptide repeat protein, whose amino-acid sequence is MPRTLAPTLAALFLLLSAVRPVPAQELPRVLIQQGERYLAMGKLDAAIASYSKVIACCDRTPEGAEAHNDIGVAYARKGDLDRAIQEYETALTINGYPLASFNLGKAWRGRYEQTGDPVYRRKALECFRAFALYLRKGESLPPVVSWQREEIEEYLAEAERTLAE
- a CDS encoding iron hydrogenase small subunit, with translation MNKALDITRRNFLKFAGATTAVALVGFNFVRDAAAAAMDFVAKRQTSVYGADANAKIYKLRKSQDNPMIQKIYAKDGFLADGPCGHKSHELLHTHYVDRSAGVKAAKAKGIKLKV